A genomic stretch from Methanobacterium sp. includes:
- a CDS encoding tandem-95 repeat protein: MAFLILGTLSASYATNITGTWSGSGTSYSSTAGPVKVTASTTTSGDAGWGTASSNTLNADGTMFSNASAASHASLLATYAWDTTPTSGSDIDLPGDDKGTGTTTFTFSRPVNNPILHIDRLGGNDGGIANGANFTLTNSGLTLTKLAGVDHLNVDSYNIWRTPEVSTSGGEASWNSGSGTAAGSVQINGNGITSVTFTWTGIGMEGTGGDAIELLWEIEAPVDLAITKTDSSDQVVAGQALTYTITVRNDGPSTILDTDTFTVTDTLPSGFTASSFMPSVGSYNSATGAWTGVTLASGGSVTLTIVGTVSPTATGTLTNIATVTPPTGVTDTNNANDQTPPTITTVDGLPVANNDIKTTPEDTPLNDSLPISDHDGPVTVVNFTVNGTTASAGGTVNIPGVGTIKINAEGTYTFTPFANYNGSVPVINYTIHDGTGNTASATLIITVTPVNDVPVARDDAVSVDEGGSLYGVVVGNDISSGDGGNVWNMVTGPVNGSLTLNPDGTYTYVPNTNYSGPDSFTYSITDADGDVSTATVTLTVNSVDSGLLQVTAQPTKVNAKTIPMQHTGVPFAMLIMAFIMVFGGFFVSKIK, encoded by the coding sequence ATGGCTTTTCTAATTCTAGGCACATTAAGTGCATCATATGCAACTAATATAACTGGTACTTGGAGTGGTTCAGGCACATCATACAGTTCTACTGCAGGTCCTGTTAAAGTAACTGCTAGTACAACTACATCTGGAGATGCTGGATGGGGTACGGCATCAAGTAATACACTTAATGCAGATGGTACTATGTTCAGCAATGCATCTGCAGCATCTCATGCATCTTTACTTGCAACATACGCATGGGACACAACTCCTACATCTGGATCTGATATAGATCTTCCCGGAGATGATAAAGGAACAGGTACAACTACTTTCACATTCAGCAGACCTGTAAATAACCCTATTCTTCACATAGATCGACTAGGTGGTAATGATGGAGGTATAGCTAACGGAGCTAATTTTACTTTAACTAATTCTGGGCTGACTTTAACAAAACTAGCAGGTGTAGATCATTTAAATGTGGATTCTTATAATATATGGAGAACTCCAGAAGTAAGTACTTCTGGTGGTGAGGCTAGTTGGAATTCTGGCAGCGGTACTGCAGCTGGAAGTGTACAAATTAATGGAAATGGAATAACCAGCGTCACTTTCACATGGACAGGTATTGGTATGGAAGGTACTGGTGGTGATGCTATTGAATTACTATGGGAAATTGAAGCTCCTGTTGATTTAGCTATAACAAAAACAGACAGTTCTGATCAAGTGGTTGCTGGTCAAGCTTTGACTTACACAATCACTGTGAGGAACGATGGTCCTTCTACTATTCTGGATACTGACACTTTCACTGTGACTGATACATTGCCTAGCGGTTTTACTGCGTCTAGTTTTATGCCTAGTGTTGGTTCTTATAATTCAGCTACTGGTGCTTGGACTGGTGTGACCTTAGCTAGTGGAGGAAGTGTGACTTTAACCATAGTGGGTACTGTCAGTCCTACTGCAACTGGAACTTTAACTAACATTGCTACTGTAACACCACCTACTGGTGTAACAGACACTAATAATGCAAACGATCAAACTCCACCAACAATTACAACTGTTGATGGACTTCCAGTGGCGAATAACGATATTAAAACAACTCCTGAAGATACTCCATTAAACGACAGCTTACCTATTTCAGATCATGATGGACCTGTTACGGTTGTTAATTTCACTGTAAATGGAACAACTGCTTCAGCAGGGGGCACTGTAAATATTCCGGGGGTGGGAACCATTAAAATAAATGCAGAAGGTACATACACATTTACTCCTTTTGCTAACTATAATGGCTCAGTTCCTGTAATTAATTACACAATACATGATGGAACAGGGAATACTGCCAGTGCTACTTTAATCATTACGGTTACTCCGGTGAATGATGTTCCTGTGGCTCGTGATGACGCTGTATCTGTTGATGAGGGTGGTTCTTTGTATGGTGTTGTTGTTGGTAACGATATTTCGTCTGGTGATGGTGGTAACGTTTGGAATATGGTAACTGGACCTGTTAATGGTTCTTTGACTTTGAATCCAGACGGTACTTACACTTATGTGCCTAATACGAATTATAGCGGGCCTGATAGTTTCACTTACAGTATAACTGATGCTGATGGTGATGTTAGTACTGCTACTGTGACTCTCACTGTAAATAGTGTGGATTCAGGACTTTTGCAGGTTACTGCACAACCCACTAAAGTGAATGCTAAGACAATACCGATGCAACACACAGGTGTACCATTTGCCATGTTAATAATGGCTTTCATTATGGTATTCGGTGGATTTTTTGTATCTAAAATAAAATAA
- the dnaJ gene encoding molecular chaperone DnaJ, with protein MADKRDYYEVLGVEKGADKKEIKKAYRKLAMKHHPDVNDEPESAEKFKEISEAYAVLSDEDKRHTYDQFGHSGMGGYSTEDIFRNANFDDIFKGFGFDFGDIFDMFGFGGGRRRSRAEQGADVYYDLKITLEEAAFGLERDINVPHKKTCPTCGGSKAEPGTETHKCEQCGGTGQVQHVNQTPFGQFVNIGPCRACHGEGVIIDTPCHECRGKGIVRETSTIHINVPPGVEDGSRLRVPGEGDVGKRGGPPGDLYILISVKSHSLFERHGSDLIYEKSISFVQASLGDEVDIPTLSDEIVSLKIPNGTQSGTSFRVKGKGMPHLRWEGYGNLYVKVKVVVPKKLNSQQKEILKEFAEISGKEIYIEDKGFFDKVKDAIKH; from the coding sequence ATGGCAGACAAGCGTGATTACTATGAAGTCCTTGGAGTAGAAAAGGGCGCAGATAAAAAAGAAATCAAAAAGGCGTACCGTAAATTAGCAATGAAACATCACCCTGATGTAAATGACGAACCTGAATCTGCAGAAAAATTCAAAGAAATAAGCGAAGCATACGCTGTTCTTTCAGATGAAGATAAAAGACATACATATGACCAATTTGGACACTCTGGAATGGGAGGATACTCCACAGAAGACATATTCAGAAATGCAAATTTTGATGACATATTTAAAGGATTTGGATTCGATTTTGGAGACATATTCGATATGTTCGGATTTGGTGGAGGCAGGAGAAGAAGCCGGGCAGAACAGGGAGCTGATGTATATTACGATCTTAAAATTACCCTTGAAGAAGCTGCATTCGGACTTGAAAGAGACATAAATGTGCCTCACAAAAAGACTTGTCCCACTTGTGGAGGTTCAAAAGCCGAACCCGGAACAGAAACACATAAATGTGAACAGTGCGGAGGAACAGGGCAGGTTCAACATGTAAATCAAACCCCATTCGGTCAATTTGTTAATATTGGACCATGCAGAGCGTGTCATGGTGAAGGAGTAATTATTGATACTCCATGTCATGAATGTCGCGGTAAAGGAATTGTAAGAGAAACAAGTACCATTCATATTAATGTTCCGCCAGGGGTTGAAGATGGTTCACGTCTTAGAGTTCCAGGCGAAGGAGATGTGGGTAAAAGAGGAGGACCGCCTGGTGACCTCTATATTTTAATATCAGTTAAATCTCACAGTTTATTTGAACGTCATGGCTCTGATTTAATCTATGAAAAGTCTATTAGCTTTGTTCAAGCATCCCTTGGTGATGAAGTGGATATTCCTACTCTAAGCGATGAAATTGTAAGCCTTAAGATTCCTAATGGAACACAATCAGGCACATCTTTCCGTGTTAAAGGCAAAGGAATGCCTCATTTACGTTGGGAAGGGTACGGAAATCTCTATGTTAAAGTTAAAGTAGTGGTACCTAAAAAACTGAATTCCCAACAAAAAGAGATTTTAAAAGAATTTGCAGAAATAAGTGGAAAAGAAATCTACATAGAAGATAAAGGCTTTTTTGACAAGGTAAAAGATGCTATAAAACACTAA
- a CDS encoding type II methionyl aminopeptidase, giving the protein MIDMYKKAGKIVSKVRENAVNHVQEDMKIVELVEFIEGGIVELGGIPAFPCNISINEITAHYTSPINDEKTVKSGDLVKIDLGAHVDGYIADTAISVIVGDGVSEELMEKHQNMIDASREGLESAISAIKAGVEVGKVGEAVENAINNRGFNSVSNLTGHSMDRWILHSGLSMPNIKENNPHKLEEGDVLAIEPFATDGIGRVTDTNEVHIFRFLRDRPMRLIHAKRALNIIKKDYKNLPFTLRWMKDSFSEHHLNTAMRMLISSRAVYPYHVLKEKSNAVVAQSEHTVIVESDGCRVITE; this is encoded by the coding sequence ATGATTGATATGTACAAAAAAGCTGGAAAAATTGTATCCAAAGTCAGAGAAAATGCTGTAAATCATGTCCAAGAAGATATGAAAATAGTTGAACTTGTAGAATTTATTGAAGGAGGAATTGTAGAACTGGGAGGCATTCCTGCTTTTCCATGCAATATTTCCATAAATGAGATTACTGCACATTACACATCCCCCATAAATGATGAAAAGACCGTTAAATCTGGAGATCTTGTTAAAATTGATTTAGGTGCCCATGTAGACGGTTATATTGCAGATACTGCCATAAGCGTGATTGTTGGAGATGGTGTTTCTGAAGAATTAATGGAAAAACACCAAAACATGATAGACGCATCACGAGAAGGACTTGAAAGTGCAATAAGCGCGATAAAAGCTGGTGTTGAGGTAGGTAAAGTTGGGGAAGCTGTTGAAAATGCTATAAACAACAGAGGATTTAATTCTGTTTCTAATTTAACTGGACACAGTATGGATCGCTGGATACTTCATTCTGGACTTTCAATGCCTAATATAAAAGAAAATAATCCTCATAAACTGGAAGAAGGAGATGTTTTAGCAATAGAACCTTTTGCAACTGATGGTATTGGAAGGGTTACTGATACAAATGAAGTTCATATATTTCGATTCTTAAGAGATCGGCCAATGAGGCTAATTCATGCAAAAAGAGCTTTAAATATAATAAAAAAGGATTACAAAAATTTACCATTTACTTTAAGATGGATGAAAGACAGTTTCAGCGAGCATCATTTAAATACTGCAATGAGAATGCTAATTTCTTCAAGGGCAGTTTATCCGTATCATGTGCTCAAAGAAAAGAGTAATGCGGTTGTTGCTCAATCCGAACATACAGTTATAGTAGAAAGTGACGGATGCAGAGTTATAACCGAGTAG
- the frhD gene encoding coenzyme F420-reducing hydrogenase, FrhD protein, translating into MPYEAEILVVGCGNVLFEDDGFGPAVIEALNEYFKDHELPENVMFIDAGTSAPHFIFSLPHESWKKLIVVDIVNSGVKPGTVRRFEVTEIPRGSYEDAHSWSVEEPLHELSKQCEVFVIGCQPESVSAPDVVMGLTKSVEEAIPKAIKIILDEIGV; encoded by the coding sequence GAGATTTTAGTAGTTGGCTGTGGAAACGTCCTGTTCGAAGATGACGGATTTGGACCAGCAGTAATAGAGGCCTTAAATGAATATTTCAAGGATCATGAACTTCCAGAAAACGTAATGTTCATAGATGCAGGGACCAGCGCACCACATTTCATATTTTCTCTTCCTCATGAATCATGGAAGAAACTTATAGTGGTAGATATAGTTAATTCAGGAGTTAAACCCGGTACAGTACGACGATTCGAAGTCACAGAGATTCCAAGAGGATCTTATGAAGATGCCCACTCATGGTCAGTAGAAGAACCTTTACATGAGTTAAGTAAACAATGCGAAGTTTTCGTAATTGGATGCCAGCCAGAATCTGTCTCTGCCCCCGATGTAGTAATGGGGTTAACTAAAAGTGTGGAAGAAGCTATTCCCAAGGCCATTAAAATCATTTTAGATGAAATAGGGGTATAA
- the frhB gene encoding coenzyme F420 hydrogenase subunit beta, whose protein sequence is MVLGTYKEALSARATDKQIQKISQDGGIVTALLSFALDEKMIDGAVVAGPGKDMWKPEPQVAMTSEEILAAAGTKYTFSPNVWTLKEAVRQYGLEKVGTVAIPCQTMGIRKMQSYPFGVRFVADKIALLIGIYCMENFPFASLQTFISEKMGVSPDLVEKMDIGKGKFWVYTADEELSIPLKETHGYEQSGCNVCLDYVSELSDLSTGSVGSPDGWSTVLTRTDSGDSLFKQAVDAGIIETKSMADVKPGLGLLEKLATDKKTKNQKTIDDRIAMGLPVPFKASNEKEDPLSNY, encoded by the coding sequence ATGGTATTAGGAACATATAAAGAAGCACTTTCTGCAAGAGCAACCGATAAACAGATCCAAAAGATTTCTCAAGACGGAGGAATAGTAACAGCACTCCTATCTTTCGCCCTTGATGAAAAAATGATTGACGGTGCAGTTGTAGCTGGTCCTGGAAAAGATATGTGGAAACCAGAACCACAAGTTGCAATGACATCTGAAGAAATCCTGGCTGCAGCAGGTACCAAGTACACATTCTCACCAAATGTCTGGACTTTAAAAGAAGCCGTAAGACAATATGGTCTTGAAAAAGTAGGTACAGTTGCAATTCCATGTCAAACCATGGGTATAAGGAAAATGCAGTCATATCCATTTGGTGTAAGATTTGTCGCAGACAAAATTGCATTACTCATAGGTATATACTGTATGGAAAACTTCCCATTCGCATCTCTACAAACATTCATTTCAGAGAAAATGGGAGTTAGCCCAGATCTAGTTGAAAAAATGGACATAGGAAAAGGAAAATTCTGGGTATACACAGCAGATGAAGAATTAAGTATACCACTTAAAGAAACACATGGATACGAACAAAGTGGATGTAATGTCTGCTTAGATTACGTTTCAGAGCTATCAGACCTTTCAACAGGTTCTGTAGGTTCACCAGATGGCTGGTCAACAGTACTCACCAGAACAGATTCCGGTGACTCACTGTTTAAACAAGCTGTCGATGCAGGTATAATCGAAACCAAATCCATGGCTGATGTAAAACCAGGTTTAGGTCTGCTTGAAAAGCTTGCAACTGATAAGAAAACTAAAAATCAGAAAACTATCGATGATAGAATAGCAATGGGATTACCAGTTCCATTCAAAGCAAGTAACGAAAAAGAAGACCCACTTTCAAACTACTAA
- a CDS encoding tetratricopeptide repeat protein: MDIIILLGAILLAYGGMLILYYYLRSKERKKATSDSMLKGLTSMRRGNLDKALFYFDKAYEYSIENNSREEMAEALYSIGIVYKEKGENDNAMEYFNSSIDVYRELQDNEGLKKVMLASRSIRKVDN, encoded by the coding sequence ATGGATATAATTATACTTTTAGGAGCAATACTTCTTGCTTATGGTGGAATGCTAATATTATACTATTATTTACGTTCAAAGGAAAGAAAAAAAGCCACTTCTGATTCAATGCTAAAAGGATTAACCAGCATGCGTCGTGGTAACCTGGATAAAGCACTTTTTTATTTTGATAAGGCTTATGAATATTCTATTGAGAACAATAGCAGGGAAGAGATGGCAGAGGCGCTTTACAGTATAGGGATTGTATATAAGGAAAAAGGCGAAAATGATAATGCCATGGAATATTTTAACAGTTCAATAGATGTATATAGAGAATTACAGGATAATGAAGGTTTAAAAAAAGTAATGCTCGCATCTCGTTCAATACGAAAAGTGGATAATTGA
- the frhG gene encoding coenzyme F420 hydrogenase subunit gamma yields the protein MLARIKEILGIEAKPETGEVASEEEVEKVAEEKPRPRIGYIHLSGCTGDVMSLSENYDILAPLLTEMVEIVYGQTLADVWWDDENPMPEMDIALVEGSVCLQDEHSLKEIKEVREKAGLVVAFGSCAATGCFTRYSRGGQQAQPAHESFVPVADVVKVDLAMPGCPPSPEIIAKTVVAAINGDMDYLQPMIDLAGTTEGCGCDLQLKVVNQALCIGCGTCAMSCQTRAVEMLNGRPEVNSDRCVKCGVCYVQCPRSWWPMERIKKDTGL from the coding sequence ATGTTAGCCCGAATTAAAGAAATATTAGGAATAGAAGCAAAGCCCGAAACAGGAGAAGTAGCTTCAGAAGAGGAGGTTGAAAAAGTGGCTGAAGAAAAACCTAGACCAAGAATTGGATACATCCACTTAAGCGGATGTACCGGAGATGTTATGTCGTTGAGTGAAAACTACGACATTTTAGCACCTTTACTCACCGAAATGGTGGAAATTGTATACGGACAAACCCTGGCAGATGTATGGTGGGATGATGAAAACCCAATGCCAGAAATGGACATAGCACTTGTTGAAGGATCTGTCTGTTTACAAGATGAACACAGTTTAAAAGAGATTAAAGAAGTACGTGAAAAAGCAGGATTAGTCGTTGCATTTGGTTCATGTGCTGCAACAGGATGTTTCACCAGATATTCCAGAGGTGGACAGCAAGCACAACCAGCTCACGAATCATTCGTGCCAGTAGCAGATGTTGTAAAAGTTGATTTAGCAATGCCAGGATGCCCGCCATCACCAGAAATAATTGCTAAAACAGTTGTAGCTGCAATCAACGGTGATATGGATTACCTACAACCAATGATAGATTTAGCAGGTACTACAGAAGGATGTGGATGCGATCTACAACTAAAAGTAGTTAACCAAGCACTATGTATTGGATGTGGAACCTGTGCAATGTCATGCCAGACACGTGCAGTCGAAATGTTAAACGGTAGACCAGAAGTTAACAGTGACCGATGTGTAAAATGTGGTGTATGCTACGTCCAGTGTCCAAGAAGCTGGTGGCCAATGGAAAGAATTAAAAAGGATACCGGATTATAG